A genomic window from Vanessa cardui chromosome Z, ilVanCard2.1, whole genome shotgun sequence includes:
- the LOC124542929 gene encoding paramyosin, long form, whose translation MSAVAKTSKYTYRSSGGGTTDVNIEYSADLSALSRLEDKIRLLQDDLESERELRQRIEREKADLSVQVIQLSERLEEAEGGAESQFEINRKRDTELTKLRKLLEDVHLESEETAHLLKKKHQEIVVDFQEQIDKLTHSKTRVEKEKAKFQAEVYELLAQVENVTKEKITVIKTCERLEVTISELHVKIEELNRTIVDITSHKQRLSQENVELVKEVQDLKVNIENVVYLRSQLASQLEDARRKIEDDERRRSLLEANLHQVEIDLESVRVQLEEESEARLDLERQLVKSNGELQHWRSKFEAEAAARAEEIEEIRRKYSIRIQEQEEQIETLIAKISSVEKQKSRLQSEVEVLIIDLEKANGTARELQKRTEQLERVNIEIKSRLEETVQLYEQSQRDLRNKQTELQRISHELDKTREQKDALGRENKKLGDDLHDARANVTELTRRLHELEIELRRLENEREELTAAYKEAEAGRKAEEQRSMRLTTEFGQFRHEAERRLQEKEEEIESIRKQTSIEIEQLNARVVEAETRLKTEVTRIKKKLQIQITELELSLDVANKTNIDLQKTIKKQSLQLTEIQSHYDEVQRQLQVTLDQYGVAQRRIQSLTGEVEEIRGNYEQALRAKRTIEQSYEEAQTRINELTVINVNLSSSKAKIEQELAVVAADYDEITKELRVADERYQRVQTELKHTVEHLHEEQERIVKIEAIKKSLEIEVKNISVRLEEVEANAIVGGKRIISKLEARIKDMELEMDEEKRRHAETIKILRKKERQLKEVIIQCEEDQKNIALLQDSLEKCSQKVNIYKRQLTEQEGVSQQSVTRVRRFQRELEAAEDRADVAESNLSLIRAKHRTFVTTSTVPGSQVYLVQESRALSTE comes from the exons ATGTCCGCCGTGGCGAAGACTTCCAAGTACACCTACCGCAGCAGCGGCGGTGGCACCACCGACGTTAACATCGAGTACAGCGCCGACCTGAGTGCTCTCTCCAGGCTGGAG GACAAGATCCGTCTCCTCCAAGATGATCTGGAATCCGAAAGGGAGCTACGTCAGAGG ATCGAAAGGGAGAAGGCAGATTTGAGCGTGCAAGTTATCCAGCTCTCCGAGAGGCTAGAAGAGGCTGAAGGCGGAGCTGAAAGCCAG TTCGAGATCAACAGAAAACGTGATACCGAGTTGACCAAACTCCGTAAACTTCTGGAAGATGTCCACCTGGAATCAGAAGAGACCGCTCACCTGCTCAAGAAGAAGCACCAGGAGATCGTGGTCGACTTCCAGGAACAGATCGACAAACTCACCCACAGCAAAACCAG GGTCGAGAAAGAGAAGGCTAAATTCCAAGCTGAAGTTTACGAGCTGTTGGCCCAAGTGGAGAACGTAACCAAGGAAAAGATTACAGTCATCAAGACTTGCGAAAGGCTCGAAGTCACTATCAGTGAACTCCACGTTAAGATCGAAGAGCTGAACCGCACAATTGTTGACATCACATCGCACAAGCAGCGCCTGTCACAGGAGAATGTTGAGCTCGTCAAGGAAGTTCAGGACCTTAAG GTGAACATTGAGAACGTTGTGTACCTTAGGAGCCAGCTCGCTAGCCAGCTCGAGGACGCGCGTCGCAAGATTGAGGATGACGAGAGAAGGCGCTCTCTGCTTGAGGCCAACCTGCACCAG gtTGAAATTGACTTGGAATCTGTCCGCGTACAATTGGAAGAGGAATCTGAGGCTCGTTTGGATCTTGAGCGTCAACTGGTTAAGTCCAATGGCGAACTTCAGCACTGGAGGTCCAAGTTCGAGGCCGAAGCCGCGGCTAGAGCCGAAGAGATTGAAGAGATCCGTCGCAAGTACTCCATCCGCATCCAGGAACAGGAAGAACAAATCGAGACCCTTATCGCCAAGATTAGCAGCGTCGAGAAGCAGAAGTCTCGCCTTCAGTCCGAG GTTGAGGTACTCATCATCGACCTGGAGAAGGCTAATGGAACAGCTCGGGAGCTGCAGAAGAGGACGGAGCAGTTGGAACGCGTTAACATCGAGATCAAGTCTCGCCTTGAAGAGACGGTGCAGCTTTATGAGCAGAGCCAGCGCGACCTGCGCAACAAGCAGACCGAGCTACAGCGCATCTCCCACGAGCTCGACAAAACTCGTGAACAGAAGGATGCTCTCGGTCGCGAAAACAAGAAACTGGGTG ACGATTTGCACGACGCCCGCGCCAATGTCACTGAGTTGACCCGCCGTCTTCACGAGCTCGAAATCGAGCTGCGCCGTCTTGAGAACGAGCGAGAGGAACTCACCGCCGCCTACAAGGAAGCTGAAGCC GGTCGTAAAGCCGAGGAGCAGCGCTCTATGAGGCTGACAACCGAGTTTGGCCAGTTCCGTCACGAGGCTGAACGTCGCCTCCAGGAGAAGGAAGAAGAAATTGAGTCCATTCG CAAACAGACCAGCATTGAAATCGAGCAGCTTAACGCTCGTGTTGTTGAGGCTGAAACCAGGCTCAAGACTGAAGTGACTCGCATCAAGAAGAAGCTCCAGATCCAGATCACAGAACTCGAGCTGTCGCTTGATGTCGCCAACAAGACCAACATTGATCTTCAGAAGACCATCAAGAAACAATCTCTgcag CTCACCGAGATCCAATCTCACTACGATGAGGTCCAGAGGCAACTTCAAGTTACCCTTGACCAGTATGGTGTCGCTCAGCGCAGAATTCAGTCGCTCACTGGTGAGGTTGAAGAAATCCGTGGCAATTACGAACAG gccCTCCGTGCCAAGCGCACCATTGAACAGTCTTACGAAGAGGCCCAGACCCGTATCAATGAGCTCACAGTCATCAACGTCAACCTGTCTAGCAGCAAGGCCAAGATCGAACAAGAGCTTGCCGTGGTTGCCGCTGACTACGACGAGATCACCAAGGAGCTGCGCGTAGCTGACGAGAGATACCAACGCGTCCAG ACTGAATTGAAACACACCGTCGAGCACTTGCACGAGGAACAAGAAAGGATCGTCAAGATCGAAGCCATCAAGAAGTCTCTCGAAATTGAGGTTAAG AACATCTCTGTGCGTCTGGAGGAAGTTGAAGCGAATGCCATTGTTGGAGGCAAGCGCATCATCAGCAAACTTGAAGCCCGTATCAAGGATATGGAACTGGAAATGGACGAAGAAAAGAGGAGGCACGCTGAGACCATCAAGATCCTCCGCAAAAAGGAGCGTCAGCTCAAGGAAGTCATCATTCAATGCGAGGAAGACCAGAAGAACATCGCCCTTCTTCAAGATTCATTGGAGAAATGCTCCCAGAAGGTCAACATCTACAAGAGGCAGCTGACGGAAcag GAGGGCGTCTCTCAACAAAGCGTAACGCGGGTACGCCGATTCCAGCGTGAACTGGAAGCCGCCGAGGACCGTGCCGATGTCGCCGAGAGCAATCTCTCGCTCATCCGTGCCAAGCACCGCACCTTCGTCACCACCTCCACGGTCCCTGGCTCCCAAGTATACCTGGTCCAGGAGTCCCGCGCTCTCAGCACGGAGTGA